TATCTATGAGTGGCTAGTAAAGCTACCATATATCTatgagtggctggtagatgtTCACATTGTACCAAAGTTAATTTTCAGCCCTGACCCAAACACTCATCACTATGGGTGCCCTTTATTAGCAATGCCCCCAGCCTCCAACACCTACCTAAGAACATGAGCACCAGGTAGAGGTGCAGAACGTAGGAGAAGCTCAGCCTGGAGCCCAGGCCTTTGGGCAGTGGGATACTCAGCAGCTTGGTCTCATCAAAGATGGGCATGGACTGGATAACGGCCACCGCTGCAAAAGAACGAAGGAGACCAAAAGATGAGACACGTGTCATCTAATTCCACTCGCAAGTTTTCATCAACCTGAAACGCCTCAGACTAGATATATGAGacattcgttcattcattcaagAGATCTATAGTGGAGGTATATCTTTTTAAGGTGTTAGCACCCTGTGCTACCATTTGAAACAGCATAAACCTGAGTAACCTTTGCTGCAAGTTAACATCGCTCAGAAGGTAACTCACCCTCtgcgatcacccccagtggatACAAAGGGATCCAGATGGTGTATCGGAGCCAGGTGAGTAGCTTCCACTTGGTGTCAATGCACGCCAGCATGTAGAACGGATACCTAGACACAGCGGAGGGAGGAGAACACAGACAGTAACGTCCATTTGTTCACATGAGAAGTTCAGTTCAGAATGTACACAGCAGGTTAAGTCAAAGAGCTATGACGTCTCTAATTAGACGAGACACGCACAGGGATCATCACATCCAAAGCCAAAAAGCCGTAACTTCCTATTCCTGAGAGGAGAATGCAGAAATTGCTCTGTGCTTCAGTATATCGTGTACataatttcccctggggatcaataaagtatctatctatctatctatctatctatctatctatctatctatctatctatctatctatacccACAGTAACAGGAAGTGTGTCAGGCTCACCTGACAATCTCAATGGAGCTCCACAGGTAGAAGACGAAGAACACCACGGGCTTGTTCTGCATGTCATCCAGAGACCCCAAAATGATAAAGAGGATGAAGTTCCTCCCAAACACCttcaacacaaaaaaaacacacacatcattcaAACAACACACTCTATttcaagtgagagagagagatagtctgAAACTGCAGAGTTATCTTGCCGAGGAACGTTTCCGCAACGAACCTGAATCATGGGAGGAACAATGCCAGTCTTGACCAGCCCCACGGCTGGGTTCATCACCTCCAACACGGCCAGGAGCTGGCAGAAGAACATCATGTCAGCGATGGTGTGGAAGGTATCATAAAAGGAATCtgtcagaaagaaagacaggagtAGAAAGAGACGGAGATTTGAATTTGAGTTTGAGTTTGAATTTGGTTACCATATGACCGCACAGCCAAACCGCATGCAACACccatcccccaacacacacacgcacacacacacgctaccatAAAAAGCTTTCAGAAAGATTTGCATGATGATGCAGATGTAGCCCTTATCAAAGAACAAGTCAGAGTTGTTGACACAGAATGTCAGTAGTCGACAGTGTCTTTGTTACAGAACACAAATTAATAAGGTGCTACAGACACAGAGAATGTCAGTTGTTGACACAGAAAATGTCAGTTGTTGACAGTGTCTTTGTTACAGAACACAAATTAATAAGGCACTTTCATTTAGTTTTCAAGTAGGACCACAGTACAGTTGACACTGTGAGATACAACAGCCGTTACTGCAACACCAAACACAGTTACAAAATGACTCATTGTTTGATAAGATCTCTTCCTCTTGCAGACAGCTACTGTGAGTACTGTGTGGTGTTCTCACCTTGTCCCAAGATGAAAAGACGTACGGTCATGTTGACAAAGATCCAGGAGAACCCCAGGAACTGAACCAGGTTGTACATGAAAAGGTAACCCTTTTTCAGGCCCAAGTAGGCTGAAAGGGAAAAAGAACCAAATCAAGTTTCCTTAGAATTCAACAGTGTACTATCTTAAAAAagctgaaaaagagagagtattTTTACAGTTAACACTCACGGTCTTTGCGAGTCCTTGACTCAACGCTAATTCTGTTGAGTTTTTCTTCCTGAGAAGTATAAACAGACCAAAGTGTAAGATCTCAAGCAGCATATACTCCCTAAGGCAGGTGTTCACTATGCTACAACCGACTAaatatttatctgtgtgtgctcTAGGTTTGTGTCTTGTTGTGATTAACAACATCCACTCCCATCCATctcacttttctttttctttcttgtttatTTAATCTTTCAATctcatataaaacacacacacacacacacacacacacacacacacacacacacacacacacacacacacactctgtctctcacctTCTCCCTCAGCTCTAGCTCGGCGTCCGACTCGTCCAACCAGCGGTCGAAGTCGGGCGCGAGGAAAAGCGGCTTGCGCTCCTGCATGGTCAGGCGGTCCCACCAGTCGTGCTCCTGCTTCCTCACTGTGATGTTCACCTGCCTCTGGGTGGATCTGTGGGACACCTGCGCCAAAGCAC
This DNA window, taken from Alosa sapidissima isolate fAloSap1 chromosome 11, fAloSap1.pri, whole genome shotgun sequence, encodes the following:
- the hacd3 gene encoding very-long-chain (3R)-3-hydroxyacyl-CoA dehydratase; protein product: MQTLTPHVYWAQRHGEIYLRVELSDAQNLTIRVEENTLTFRGQGHGAKGENDYEFSLEFLKPVKPEVSHRSTQRQVNITVRKQEHDWWDRLTMQERKPLFLAPDFDRWLDESDAELELREKEEKLNRISVESRTRKDPYLGLKKGYLFMYNLVQFLGFSWIFVNMTVRLFILGQDSFYDTFHTIADMMFFCQLLAVLEVMNPAVGLVKTGIVPPMIQVFGRNFILFIILGSLDDMQNKPVVFFVFYLWSSIEIVRYPFYMLACIDTKWKLLTWLRYTIWIPLYPLGVIAEAVAVIQSMPIFDETKLLSIPLPKGLGSRLSFSYVLHLYLVLMFLGLFLNFRHLYKQRRKQLRTKKRKPY